A genome region from Dickeya dadantii NCPPB 898 includes the following:
- a CDS encoding stress response protein, translating to MNLDVAIGRWKQWKGCLWELWAECFDSDGAWVSGNHGFLAGVMQEYYGKEQDEVSSEHDSLH from the coding sequence ATGAATCTGGATGTCGCCATCGGCAGATGGAAGCAATGGAAAGGGTGTTTGTGGGAGCTGTGGGCCGAGTGCTTTGACAGCGACGGCGCCTGGGTGTCGGGAAATCACGGTTTTCTGGCCGGTGTGATGCAGGAATATTACGGAAAAGAGCAGGACGAGGTATCCTCGGAGCATGACAGTCTGCACTGA
- the osmY gene encoding molecular chaperone OsmY, which produces MKKTKIALSTKFAFPTKFAFSLATVVLGTVLAGGQALAEQETLAQQAQRIADTAGKKIDSSVQQAVGYVDDSTLTARVKSALLKDETLDGNDISVSTRDGVVTLSGFISSQQMATGAVKIAAQTEGVKSVSDKLQVKDDSGVQSVGSYADDTLTTSTIKAKLLADDIVPSRHVKVETHDGIVLLTGQVTSRAQADRAEAIAKAVSGVKSVKNELTVKS; this is translated from the coding sequence ATGAAAAAGACCAAGATTGCACTTTCGACCAAATTTGCATTTCCAACCAAATTTGCATTTTCGCTGGCGACGGTGGTTCTGGGTACGGTACTGGCGGGCGGTCAGGCATTGGCTGAACAGGAAACGTTGGCGCAGCAGGCGCAGCGTATCGCGGATACCGCCGGTAAAAAAATCGATAGTTCCGTACAGCAGGCCGTAGGCTATGTGGATGACAGCACTCTCACCGCCAGAGTGAAAAGCGCGTTGCTGAAAGATGAAACGCTCGACGGCAATGACATTTCCGTTTCCACCCGCGATGGCGTGGTGACGCTTAGCGGCTTTATCAGCAGCCAGCAGATGGCGACCGGCGCGGTGAAAATCGCCGCCCAGACCGAAGGCGTCAAGTCGGTCAGTGACAAATTACAGGTGAAGGATGACAGCGGCGTACAGTCGGTCGGCAGCTATGCAGACGATACCCTCACCACCAGCACCATCAAGGCCAAACTGCTGGCGGATGACATTGTCCCTTCCCGCCACGTTAAGGTAGAAACCCACGACGGTATCGTGTTGTTGACCGGTCAGGTGACGAGCCGGGCGCAGGCCGATCGGGCGGAAGCCATCGCCAAAGCCGTCAGCGGCGTCAAAAGCGTTAAGAATGAGCTGACGGTGAAATCCTGA
- a CDS encoding DUF1328 domain-containing protein: MFRWGIIFLIIAVIAAALGFGSLAGTAAMAAKIVFVVGIILFLLSLLMGRRRP; encoded by the coding sequence ATGTTTCGCTGGGGCATTATTTTTCTCATTATCGCAGTGATCGCCGCTGCGCTCGGGTTTGGCAGCCTGGCCGGTACGGCTGCGATGGCGGCCAAAATCGTGTTTGTGGTGGGGATTATCCTGTTTCTGCTCAGTTTGTTGATGGGCCGACGCCGGCCATAG
- the prfC gene encoding peptide chain release factor 3 — protein sequence MSPSEYAREVSKRRTFAIISHPDAGKTTITEKVLLFGQAIQVAGTVKGRGSSQHAKSDWMEMEKQRGISITTSVMQFPYRECLVNLLDTPGHEDFSEDTYRTLTAVDCCLMVIDAAKGVEDRTRKLMEVTRLRDTPILTFMNKLDRDIRDPMEVLDEVESELNIACAPITWPIGCGKLFKGVYHLYKDETYLYQSGMGHTIQAVRIVKGLDNPELDQAVGEDLAAQLRDELELVKGASHEFEQDAFLNGELTPVFFGTALGNFGVDHMLDGLVAWAPTPMPRKTDARVVSADEEKFSGFVFKIQANMDPKHRDRVAFMRVVSGRYEKGMKLRQVRTGKDVVISDALTFMAGDRSHVEEAYPGDIIGLHNHGTIQIGDTFTQGEDLKFTGIPNFAPELFRRIRLRDPLKQKQLLKGLVQLSEEGAVQVFRPLINNDLIVGAVGVLQFDVVVARLKTEYNVEAIYESVNVSTARWVECGDVKKFEEFKRKNEQYLALDGGDNLAYVAPTMVNLNLAQERYPDVKFHKTREH from the coding sequence ATGTCTCCAAGTGAATACGCACGCGAAGTCTCGAAACGTCGGACATTCGCCATTATCTCTCACCCCGACGCCGGTAAAACCACCATTACGGAAAAGGTGTTGCTGTTCGGACAGGCGATTCAGGTCGCCGGTACGGTGAAAGGACGCGGCTCCAGCCAGCACGCCAAATCCGACTGGATGGAGATGGAAAAGCAGCGCGGTATCTCGATCACCACCTCGGTGATGCAGTTCCCTTACCGCGAATGCCTGGTCAACCTGCTGGATACGCCGGGGCACGAAGACTTTTCCGAAGATACCTACCGTACGCTGACCGCCGTCGACTGCTGCCTGATGGTGATCGACGCCGCCAAGGGCGTTGAGGATCGGACCCGCAAACTGATGGAAGTCACCCGTCTGCGCGACACGCCGATCCTGACCTTTATGAACAAGCTCGACCGCGATATCCGCGACCCGATGGAAGTGTTGGACGAAGTGGAAAGCGAGCTGAACATCGCCTGTGCGCCGATTACCTGGCCGATCGGCTGCGGTAAGCTGTTCAAGGGCGTTTACCACCTCTATAAGGATGAAACCTATCTTTATCAGAGCGGTATGGGCCACACCATTCAGGCCGTGCGCATCGTTAAAGGGCTGGATAATCCGGAACTGGATCAGGCGGTGGGCGAGGATCTGGCCGCGCAGTTGCGCGATGAGCTGGAACTGGTAAAAGGCGCGTCCCACGAATTTGAGCAGGACGCGTTCCTGAACGGCGAATTGACGCCGGTGTTCTTCGGCACCGCGCTGGGCAACTTTGGCGTAGACCATATGCTGGATGGGCTGGTGGCATGGGCGCCCACGCCGATGCCGCGTAAGACCGACGCGCGCGTGGTCAGCGCCGACGAAGAGAAGTTCAGCGGCTTTGTGTTCAAGATTCAGGCCAATATGGACCCGAAACACCGCGACCGCGTAGCGTTCATGCGTGTGGTGTCCGGCCGGTACGAGAAAGGCATGAAACTGCGTCAGGTGCGCACCGGCAAAGACGTGGTGATCTCCGACGCGCTGACCTTCATGGCGGGCGACCGTTCCCACGTGGAAGAAGCCTATCCGGGCGATATCATCGGTTTGCACAACCACGGCACCATTCAGATCGGCGATACCTTTACCCAGGGTGAAGATCTGAAATTCACCGGTATTCCCAACTTTGCACCGGAACTGTTTCGTCGTATCCGCCTGCGTGACCCGCTCAAGCAGAAACAGCTGCTGAAAGGGTTGGTGCAGCTGTCCGAAGAGGGCGCGGTGCAGGTGTTCCGTCCGCTGATCAACAACGATCTGATCGTGGGTGCGGTTGGGGTGCTGCAGTTTGACGTGGTGGTGGCGCGCCTGAAAACCGAATACAACGTGGAAGCGATATACGAGTCGGTGAACGTCTCCACGGCCCGTTGGGTCGAGTGCGGCGACGTGAAGAAATTCGAAGAGTTCAAGCGCAAGAATGAACAGTATCTGGCGCTTGATGGCGGCGACAATCTGGCATATGTGGCGCCGACCATGGTTAACCTCAACCTGGCGCAGGAACGTTATCCTGACGTGAAGTTCCATAAAACCCGCGAGCATTAA